TAGTACTAGCCCTACAttctacccttttttttttcctgagcaACTTTAGTTTTGAATTCCCAGAAGAGACCATGTTACATCTAATCCTGATGCATGCCCTTACGATAGGCATTCCTTTATGATGgaaatatttctattaatttagaCTGTAAGGTGTGTGTTGGAACTTCAGACTCTTTCTGCACATTGATTCATGAAAATAAGGAATCCactctctcttttgtttttatttttttgttttcttccttaaAGACAAGTATACGTAACAAAAGTATAAAAGTGAGTTtaccttaaaagaaaaaaaagggattATGTTCCCTCTTAACTCCTTTTGCTCTGTCTTTATAGTTATTATAATGGTACCTTGATTGTTCTGCTCAGGAAAAAAAGGCCAAAAGAGAATGTTACTCTTGTACACCAACCTAAATTGGATTCTCAACTAGATCTTACTTTACAATACCAagacattttttcaaactaattggATGACAGTTGACAGAGGGTTTGAAAATGATCAGAAAAGGATAAAAGGGTGAAGAATTAATGCAGTGCTAGTTTACCGAGGATTAAGCAAAAGTTCCCTATTTCTACAGCATTTTGTAGCATCATCATTTGTAAGATGACAGGATCAGTATCAAATTCTCCAGCCCACAAATCTCTCTTGCATCACATGTAAtcccacatgcatacacgtatcAAGTATGTACATGGGGAACTTCTGGGATGaggtgagagaaagagaggccCTTTTGTTTGTATCCTGATTATCCGAGGCTGTGAGCAAAGAGGTTCACATGTAATTTTGTCAGGAAATGAGTCCCGCAGTCAGCACTGCTGCTGTGGGTCTAATGTCAAAAGCAGACTCTGATTGGATTGTCTTGGGTATAGGTTTGATCCATGTGAAACTTTTCAGAGTCCTGTCATCCAACTGTAAACATTTACTACCCAAATGTCTGTAATTTAGAAAGTAAATACGtatcattttttcatttaaaccCTCACCATTGACCTACTTTGTacaaaaaaatctgaaatattaACCAAAAGCTGGTGTATGTAATGGGCCATGGCAGCACAGTACATAAACCATCTGCCAAAACCGAGCACCAGTAAATATTGGGCAGTGAATTATTTTAATGTTGAAGACACCATCTCTCATTTTTTCCTCTTGTTCGAAGCTTTTaagtggggaaaaaaaaatataacacataAAATAACGGCGAATAATGATAAGCTACTACTCTCttattacatttttattatttttttaatttttaatttcacttaatagttaaagaagtgaATATTGatgaagtaaaatatttttttaattttttcttaataattaaggatgttaaaaaaaatacttcaatgaaaataatgaaaaaaataaaaatttcaaatacactaaaataataaatgagtggTAAAATTGTGGTAAGctcattattactttttttttttttttaggtttgtCATGAGCTTCCTATCAATTTTACACAGAAGGCTCTGTCTCTTCACGGTTGTTTGGACGGGGGAACACACCGATAATGCAAACAAGAAAATATGCAAAAACAGTTTTTCAGTCAATGCCTAGGTGTGCCAAAAGAAGCTAAATCGGATTTCAAATGCAAAAACAGTGTATATTCCTGTTGATCGTATGCTCGCTACCCTTTCTTCTGTTCTACAATTGTAAACTTAACAGTGCAAAATGTGACGTAAAAGCCAAAAGGTACACAGAAACAGTAACATTTCCCGAGTCCAAAACACTCAACAATAGAAACCCATTAAACTGGGTTGCTGATACCTGATCCAAGCAAAATGGAAAGAAGTGCCTCCTCCGGATCAAGCAAAGGTAGATAGAATATTCTTCTTGAGAGTGAACTCATCTGCCTTCGCTGGGCAGATAGACTGCGCAAACCATacacaatatataatatcacgTTGAGTTCATCCGGCAGTTTACTAATATGGAGATCTTTGGAAAATGAGATGAtgtaaattttgtgaataatagtaaaataatttgttaataatagtaatatagtttgagttaagtatttattagattttgaaaaagtagagagaaaaaattaaataaaaaatattataaagttaaaatattatttttattttaaaatttaaaaaagttaaattatttttgtttaaaaatttaaaaaaattgtaataattaattttaaaatatttattttttaatgatatctaGGAATGAAATGAGacgagataaaaattattttcaaacattCCCACGCGATAGTCCTCATTAATAACAGCACAATAACATTTCCCCGTTTGTTATTGACCATGATTAATTATTAACTGGTATAACTGTCTTTCATAGCATCTTATCACAGACCATTTATAACAtatctaattttaattaaatgaattaaagtGTAGAGTCAGCAGACTTGCACTGATACTATGTTAAATCACACAAATACAAAGCTTAAGCTGATAGAGaggaatatttaattatttaacacTCCCCCATGTTTAATAATAACAATTGTCTAGAGAGATGACCACCAGATTTTCAAGGCTGAAGTTCTCATAAgtaatataataattacaaataatatttcattgaaTTTGCTCTCCAGACTCCAAGTAGTTGAATATTGAAAACTTTCTTGAGTTATTGCGTTGAAATTATCTCTtgttagtttcttttttcccttaacTGCACTttctgttttgtattttttttttttttcaaagttcaaGCTGTCCAGAGAAATTATTAATAGCTAGGTGTTGTAGCCCTGCAGGATGCACAAGTTTTGTAGTGCCCTTCGttccaaaaagaaaaacgaGGAGGAGATATGAGCATGTGCTACCTGATAAggatgaaaaaaagaagaatgctacacatcatcctacaccacacactttatatattaaaatattattttttatttttttattttttatttcattttattcttattaaactaattgaattatttaatttatcatccacacactacatatttattatagaaaaaataaaaaaaaaattaaaataaatatgatgtgtgaagtgtgaggatgacaagaataatttttctgaaaaaaaatgCCTATCATGAGTGCTTGTGAGAAGTATTGGCCAGTTTTGAAGAAAGAAGCCAGATAAGGGGAAGGATTGGGTTTGTTGATGGACTTGGGCCAAGTCATTTCAGGCGTTAAAGATGTAAAGGATGTTAAGGGAAAGTTTGTTGGGCTATTGGGTAGCAAAGGAGATGGATTGAGCCAAGGCCCAGTAAACATTTCAGAACAATGGATGAAAGAGTCTCCTAACGGGCAATGTTCTTCGAAGGGCCCAGGTAGTATGGATGCCCAGGCCAAGGCTTTGGCAGCTCCTTTGATTGGTCAGAGTTCACACTTCACAGAGTGGGTCACCGATGGCGGCGTGGGGGTTCCGGCATCCAGTTTGTCAGCAAAATCTCGCCAAATTTCTCCTTCGAAAATCCCGATAATGGCGAATGGCTCGCCCAGCTCAAATGAGGCTCTAAGGGTTGGGTCTCTTGCACATAAAGGGTCGATAGTGGCAATAGTTTTTTGCGAGGGTATCCCGGCGACGACTCGAATTCCGGTGAAGGTAGTGAAGTCAATCTCCTTTGTTTCTAAGGCTTCTAAGGAGGATTCTCTTCAAGTTAATCCTCAAGAGGGTTCGATTCAGTTCCTAGcttctcttaatttttgtccTAAGGGTGCAATGGAGATGGgagagggtaaggaagtggaggaagTCGAAGGTAATGAGCAGGCCTTTTGAGTCTGTTGGGATCAATGACATTGGTGATTCTTGTACACCGCTATATTCTTCAGAGATGCTCATGGTTCTTGGTGGCAGGAATAGTTATGAGAACTATGTTTTTGAGGAGTTGGTTGAGACTGACAAGGAATTGGTTCTTAAACCGTTGTGTTCTATTCCTCCTGGAATAGAATGGGATTATAAAATTTCTGATTGGGGGATAAGGAAGGTGGATGATTTAAAGGAGTGTATAGGAATTATGTGATGGTTATGAGGAGCAATTCTGTGCTCTTCTTATAGATATCAAGGCCGAACAACCTGGTTTGGCTAAATCAGCTTCTAAAAAGGTGAGGGAAGTGAAGCGCTTCTCTTGTTCGATCGATTATAATGCAAGGGGAGGTAGTGCCTTTCGAGACAAAGGTAAGGAAAGGGCTTCCAACAGTTATTAATGAATCCAAAGATATTATCATGGAATGTACGGAGTCTTAGAGTTGTCATTATGTGGGATGGGTGGATTTAGTAGTGGAAGAGGCATCAGGTGGAATCGTTGTTCTGTAGGATAGAAGAGTTGTGGAGTTGATAGATCATTATGTGGGAGATTTTATGGTGGCGTGTCATTTTAAGAATATAGATGATGGTGTGGAATGGGCATTGCTGGTGTATATGGCCCAAACCAGTAACTAGGTAAGTCACAAAATCCTTATCCGAGAGGAGATTCCCAGTCGCAGCTAGTGTATCAACTAGTGATCTAACTTTTCCAAAATATTCAGAGATGGATTGTTCTCCACGATAAAGATTAACGAGCTGAAACTGAATTTGAAACTCTTTGGCTTGAGAGTGAGAGGTAAACATGGAGTTGAGGGAAAGCCATAGATCTCAAGCAGTTGCAGCATAAAGAACATGCCCACTAATGGATTCAgacagagaagaaaaaagaatactAACGACAAGTTGATTTGTGCGTGTCCAAGAGAGAAAAGTAGGGTTTGGTTTGATGACAGTGTCAGAGGTGGTAGGGAGAAATTGAGAGGGAGCGGGAAGAGTTCCATCGACATAGCAATAGAGATCCCATCCTTTAAGGTATGCCGAAATATGAACTTTCCATAGTAATCTGTTGTTAACTTGGCAGTAACAACATGAGAAAAAGAGGAAATAACAGAAGAATTGGAAGGGGAGGGTACGAGCgaagccatggatcaagaggACTACTAGTCTaccagctctgataccatgtcagagAGGCATTGTTGTAAAATCTGAATCGTATTTCTCATTGAGTGATTGTATCCTTTTATACACTTTACAAAGGAATATTTCTATTACAGCTTAACCAATAAgagaatagtaataaaaataattcaaagtCTAGAATATTGACGATTCTAAAGAGTCATGAGTAATAGAATTGTCTAGGCTAAtgcaaattattttactattattaataaatcatctcatcttattattcaaaACCAGCTTAACTCACATTTAAGTCAATAAATACATGTGAATGTGTGTGGTGTACCTTTGTTTGCTTTTTCTGTACCAAGCACGAAAGTTTGAGGATAACTATAGGCTAGTGGCTGCCTAAGAAAACCCCGATTGGATCcgccctatatatatacatagcaaaatctagttacaagtataactgtatattaatttgtgcaccaatttaatatgattgattaaaaagtatattttattaaaaataatgttaatttaaattttgagtatGAAGGAATTAGTATTTGTACGCAGATTAATATgtgactttacttgtatgtagcaaaattctatatacatatAGACAATACTGGGGTGCACATTTGTATGCACACCAGTGcataaatgaaatttttttcttttactttttcttttaaacatttcatggcattcttaattattaagaaaaaataaaatataagtacaaatttattaataatcacttttttaactattaagaaaaaattaaaaaaataaaataaaatatatgaatggACACATTtgataaacatattttaaaGTCATACTATTCATTTTCCTTatataaaaagagtaatgctaaagCTCCCGAATTTGGGAGCTTTGTTTTTTATCCAAtgcattcttttaaaaaaaattttaacttaatgattaagtaattttttttaagtgatggtgtgaatttttttttttaaaaaatatttaagaatattaaaaaaatgaatggaaaaaaaattaaaaaaaaaattgcattcgGTGAGAATTTTTCAAGATCTTTATTTGGTACCTGTAGCATCACCCATATAAAAATATGTCTCATTGTCTTCTTACAATCTTGCGACTGATGATCATGTTTGAGTTACTTAgcccaaacctttcttgcagcCTTTTGAGAGTTTGCAATATATATGTAGCTGTCAAAATCCGAAAAGGAACAATCTATGAAAAGAAttgttataactataaaaatattttataaaaataaatttataaattaatgtaattttatatgatatattaaatctattttataataaaaataattttacaatctaatatattatatcaagtcatgcctataaatttacttttgtcgGATTTCTTTGTTactaaaacatttctcatttgtgaaatatctatacttatatataaagtacGAATCCGTTTAGATCAGTGTTTTCGTCGAATGCTTGTTTTCCCATTTTAGCCTTGCTATTTCTACATTTTTGCCGAGTTGCCATTTTTGTCATCTCATTATTTGCTTAagaaaaattagagagaaagaaagagacagAAACACGAGATGAGAGGGTTTGGGAGGCTAACGGTGGTGGCTGGCATGGAGGGCTTGGGAGGGGTACCCGGAAAAATGTTCTATAAGTTctaaaacatatagaacttgaTCAGAAGTTAGTATTATTAAAAGCTACAAGACTGGTTGAAAAATGTTCTACGATTTTTAGACTTTAAACTGTTTACATggattttgaaaatgtttaatTAGAGAGAATAGAAATTGACTTAACAGGACACTCACTTCTTGGGTTCTAGGGACTGTTTAGGAAACCACTGGATCGTGGGGTACCCAGAACCCCATATTTAGCGCATAGGTTCTTGTTTGCATCACAGTCCACCTACACCAGAAACCGCCGTGAGATGAAGTCAAATAACGTCAATTTATCACCATTAGGCATAAAAGTAGCAATATATCACTAAATAAGGCTTTTAGATCAATTTGAGACCCAGAATATAAATCATTAAACGCTCAATCAGAAAGTCGGCAATCATACGTTCAGAAACACTGCaatgttagaaacaaaaaagcaTAGAAGATTCAAGGAGCTCACCTTCCCAATCGAAACAGATTTTGCTTTCTTGAAACTTGTGCCAAGCTTCTCATGCTCCGGAGCAAGCTTTTTACAGTGTCCACACCTGCCATGGGAGACAAAATAGTTAACATTTTACAACTGAGATCCCTAAAAAGTTTTCACAAAACAGCATCACAACAATAAAATTTGGTCAGGAATTTCAAACATAGCAGAGCCCATTGAAGAACTTCTAAAGGAAATAATGCATATAACCCAGCAAGGACTGAAGCAAGCAAAATCAAAGGATGCCCAAACATCAAATTCCCTTTGACTACCAAAGTACCGCACTTCATCATTCAGTTTAATAAATTCAAGACATGAATACGTGACGAATGGTTGATCTAAGCAATTTGTGACCTGATTACCTTTCTTATACCAAAAACACAACCAACTTCATAACGAGCACAAGAAAATATTAACAGGTACGGATATATCGTTGATAAAATTAAGTTGATGTATGATTTGATCAGTTGCCTGCAGACGTATTGACAAGCAAGTAATAGGCAAGCTTAATTCCAAAACGGACCAATCAAACACAAAAGAGTGGTTGCGTTATATAGCAAAATCATGGTATCAactatttgaattttaagattagtGTAAAACAAAGTCATGATTCATAAGAATTCCTCTACGTACGCCAATAGGTttgaatggaaaaatatagttacaagcacaactgtgtactaatctgtgtaccaatgtgatttgattggtcaaaaattagattttattgaaaacagtgttaatttaaattttaagtatgaataaatcaatattaatacacaaattagtgcacaactgtgcttgtatgtagtcCAACTCGATTTGAATATACAAACAGCAATTCATCTATAGCAATATGGAGCTCCAAACCCACGTGTCTCCAATCACAGACCGTACATTATCAAGGTACAAGCTCATTAGATGCTGAGCTGATCGTACCACGCCAATGGCTGAAACggacttaaaaataataataataataataataataataatataatgcgTCACCAGCGCTATATGACTCTTGCTTGGTTCCCGAGAAAACTAaaacgaaaaaacaaaaaaaaaaattagaaaccgCAACTCCTAATCTAATATTTAATTTCTCAGTCGAGTGCAATTCATGATCAGAGAAAGCTTTATCGCTGTTTTGCTACGCTGCTTTCTAAGCAA
This genomic window from Carya illinoinensis cultivar Pawnee chromosome 7, C.illinoinensisPawnee_v1, whole genome shotgun sequence contains:
- the LOC122317465 gene encoding uncharacterized protein LOC122317465: MLSSRSSFAFLTLASIFFASSLFAYRVVVLNDEVSTTRLDKMATLSSSSTLPGVDTVKSLLRSMRSLAQVSRKQNLFRLGRWTVMQTRTYALNMGFWVPHDPVVS